A single region of the Podospora pseudopauciseta strain CBS 411.78 chromosome 1, whole genome shotgun sequence genome encodes:
- a CDS encoding hypothetical protein (COG:S; EggNog:ENOG503PEHJ), producing MAPSASPSHTPGPHTVVSPPSNQRRASTPKVRTGCITCKNRHVKCDERKPTCSRCEKARMECHGYLAKTDQKAARKSSSKSATIQGGPRPLQMIRPARVTPFCPEKDIIYHDFFRYTLVNDLAGYLHADFWSRVVLCEGIRDSCVNHAIFAIGALSQALFVEARLDRSLARQSSGSPPSPPHSHVRWHHIYNPHYQAAIRHQNQAISLCLQRIRNDGDSMSARNLLVITLLLVGYELLQGDVEAADGLMTSGIRLLRVSITTLRDAARRNTGPTNYVNREDEDTQDMEYILPFLSVTSNLRPSPPPHYTIPSSSLECNDLPVFGKTSAVKCTFLWGNFHTRCLSFISQAMQRTFAGQPLPTNERHSLWAEQAQLWNSSRQWQQVLSDYKAAVSPEDVRTRKIMLLLLLQCYTDLICLAWCLDPAGTALDHCEPDFGQLLNIALEFSEDREPMTTNGFILSGGNVTGPLILIATKCRTSRTLRWQALEAFRKMSWRTGAWDAKVFVSVAGLVSLEEAARDEGGRIDPINRWLCTGIHSDVDSMKVMGEYTRASSDEKGDPIKKYLVLNVDGRRFLAEGEGTMDPSLTKVDPDLGCVGNTHGQLAGQITNHGLDADMGSSINGALSPASAVTGSDFDSPLPVPTEYNSNWDGLSSREDTLV from the coding sequence ATGGCACCATCGGCATCACCCTCCCATACACCTGGCCCACACACGGTCGTCTCTCCCCCGTCCAACCAAAGGCGTGCCAGTACCCCCAAGGTCCGTACCGGCTGCATCACTTGCAAGAATCGACATGTCAAGTGCGATGAGCGCAAGCCGACGTGTTCCCGCTGTGAAAAAGCACGCATGGAGTGCCATGGCTATCTCGCCAAAACGGATCAAAAAGCAGCAAGAAAGTCGTCTAGCAAGTCCGCAACTATTCAAGGAGGCCCGCGGCCGTTACAGATGATACGTCCCGCACGGGTAACGCCTTTCTGCCCCGAAAAAGACATAATCTACCATGACTTCTTCCGGTATACCCTTGTCAACGATCTTGCTGGCTATCTCCACGCCGACTTTTGGTCCCGGGTTGTGCTTTGCGAGGGTATTCGGGACAGTTGTGTCAACCACGCCATATTTGCCATTGGCGCGCTTTCTCAGGCTCTCTTTGTTGAAGCTAGGCTTGATAGATCACTTGCTCGACAATCGTCTGGCTCGCCACCGTCCCCTCCACACTCTCATGTTCGTTGGCACCATATATACAATCCCCATTACCAGGCGGCCATCCGCCACCAAAACCAGGCAATATCGCTGTGTTTACAACGAATACGGAACGATGGAGATTCCATGTCCGCTCGAAACCTTCTTGTCATCACGTTGCTTCTCGTCGGCTACGAACTTCTTCAGGGTGACGTAGAAGCCGCCGATGGACTTATGACAAGCGGCATCCGACTGCTTCGAGTCTCGATAACAACCCTTAGGGACGCAGCACGCCGGAACACCGGGCCTACCAACTATGTCAACCGCGAAGATGAAGACACGCAAGATATGGAGTACATCCTCCCTTTTTTGAGTGTAACGTCCAACCTGCGTCCCAGCCCGCCACCCCATTACACAATCCCCAGCTCTTCTCTTGAATGTAACGACCTCCCGGTCTTTGGGAAAACTAGCGCAGTGAAGTGTACTTTTCTTTGGGGCAATTTTCACACACGGTGCTTGTCATTTATCTCGCAGGCTATGCAGCGTACCTTTGCTGGACAACCCCTTCCAACAAACGAGAGACACTCCCTCTGGGCAGAACAAGCACAACTTTGGAACTCATCTCGCCAATGGCAGCAAGTGCTATCTGATTACAAAGCAGCGGTCAGCCCTGAAGACGTTCGAACTAGAAAGATAATGTTACTGCTCCTTCTGCAATGCTACACAGACCTCATCTGCCTCGCTTGGTGCCTGGATCCAGCAGGCACAGCTTTGGACCACTGCGAGCCCGATTTCGGGCAGCTGCTCAACATAGCCCTCGAATTCTCTGAGGATCGAGAGCCCATGACCACGAACGGATTTATACTCTCCGGTGGAAACGTCACCGGTCCCCTGATATTGATTGCGACAAAGTGCCGAACTAGTCGGACCCTGAGGTGGCAGGCGCTCGAGGCTTTCAGAAAAATGTCTTGGCGGACAGGAGCATGGGATGCCAAAGTCTTTGTGTCTGTGGCTGGTTTGGTAtcgctggaggaggcggctcGGGATGAGGGAGGTCGAATAGATCCCATCAACAGGTGGCTATGTACCGGTATACACTCGGATGTGGATAGCATGAAGGTTATGGGGGAGTATACAAGAGCATCATCTGATGAGAAGGGTGATCCGATAAAGAAATATTTGGTCTTGAATGTAGATGGACGGCGGTTCCtagctgagggggagggaacTATGGACCCGAGTTTGACAAAGGTTGATCCTGATCTAGGATGTGTTGGAAATACTCATGGACAACTGGCAGGTCAAATTACGAATCATGGTCTCGACGCTGATATGGGTAGCAGCATAAACGGGGCACTGTCGCCAGCTTCAGCGGTTACGGGGTCGGATTTTGATTCACCCTTACCTGTACCCACAGAGTACAACTCAAATTGGGATGGTCTGTCAAGTCGGGAGGATACCTTGGTGTAG